The genomic segment CAATTTAAACAAAAATTTAATCACAAATACCAGCGGTAAGCGGTGATAAGCAAAAATAAAAAAGGCCCCGCTGGTCAAGAAGTTATTGGGCTGCCACTTTCCTTTTTCAATCCCACCAGCGGTTAAAGCAACGGCGAGCACAAGACCGAGCAGCACTTCGGCGCAATACAGGTAGCTCCACCATATGCTGCCCAACAGGTAAAATGCCGCAACGGCCAATAGCAGATACACAGGTAACAACCTAAAAAACAAAGGCTTCATCATTTCGACAAAGTTTATCTTGTGTATACTAAAATAAGCTCCCGCAGTAAAGAAGAAGAACGAGGCGGTGCTCAGTCCGGGCCTGTAGAAATAAGGATACAAAACCCAAAGCAGCCCAAATGCCAAGACCACATACAGCCCCCATTTTTTGAGTAGCCAGTACAATAGTGGAGTACACAGCACAACCACAATCAGGTCCCGGATAAACCAGAATGGAGAATTGATCGGCAGGGTCTTCTCCAGATGCGGATTGATATGGGAAGTATCCCAAAATGACCACAGCCAATCGGAGAGGCTATAATCGATAATTAGCTTGTTCCTGCCCGACAGCATACCCTCCGGCAGAAAAGTCTGGGCGAGGAAAAAGAACAATATCACAACAAAATTCCAGAAAATATAGGGGACCAACAACGAACGTACGCGATTTTTCAATTTTTGCACATAGGTCTCCCTGGAAAATCCCTCCGTCTTATAAAAAAACAGAAAGCCAGAAATAAAAAAGAACAACGGCACACAGACCTCGAAAATTAGCTTGGAAAATAGGAAAAAAATGGAAGAAAAAACGGGAAAATTCCCAAAATCGATCTGCTTTTGTCCGTCTAAAATAATGTCGGAAAAGTCGGTATGAATAAACACCACCCCGACAATCAGCGGAAAGCGTAAGGCGTCAATTGTTTTCGATTGTAATTCTGCCATCAGGCTATCATAATAATCTTTACCCATTAGTTAGAATTTAGTCCACTGCTTAGTCATCGTTAAATTAGCAATTTTCAGTCAATTACTCTGCAAATTATGTCGTTTTGCCGGGGTCTTTTTGCTGCAGAAGAAGGTGTTTACCCCATATACGGCCATATAAGAACAATATTTATGTACCAAAAGCGTTACATAATAGCTAATCCGGATGAAAAAAATGAAACGATTGCAATCACACATGTGTTTAAACTATAGAAATAAATATTAATAAAAGATTAACAGCAAATTGGCTGTATGATTATCAATCTAGACCAAATTCTTAATGATTCCGTTCATTCAGTACATGATTCCGATCACCTGTGTGCTATTTCCTTGTGCCACTTTTGCGCAGCAGTTTACGATAAGTGGTACAGTTCACGATGCGGCCACAGGTAAGCCACTATCTGGGGCCACAATCCGTATGGAGCCCGATAGCACAGTTACATCTACCAATGCCCAAGGCTTTTACAAACTGATGCTCCCTGCCGGAACGTATCGACTATCGGTTAGCCATCCCCAGTATCAGCGGCAACAGCATAGCATCAGCGTAAATCAACCGCTTTTACGGGATTATGCGCTGCAACCGTTACCCCAGATCCTTGAGGAGGTCCTGGTGTCGCGTCCGCGGCAAGGCCAAGCGCTAGACGGTCCGCAGTCAGGCACAGTTCATCTTAGCATCAAAGAAATTAGGGATGTACCGGCCCTGCTTGGCGAACAAGACGTATTGAAGACTATACAGCTCTTGCCGGGGGTACAAAGCGGCGGTGAGGGATCAGCGCATTTTACCGTTCGTGGCGGTGACGTAGGTCAGAATTTGGTTCTCCTGGACCAAGCGACCATCTATAACCCGTCCCATCTGCTAGGTTTCTTCTCGTCGTTCAACGCAGACGCCATTCGGGACATACAGCTTTACAAAGGTGGTATTCCTGCCCAATTTGGCGGCCGTATTGCCTCGGTGCTGGATATTTCAATGCTGGAAGGTAATAAAAAGCATTTTACAGGAGAGGGCGGACTTGGTGTTATTGCCTCCAGACTGAAGGTCGAGGGCCCGATCGCGCAGGATAAGAGTTCATTCCTTTTCAG from the Sphingobacterium thalpophilum genome contains:
- a CDS encoding acyltransferase family protein, which gives rise to MGKDYYDSLMAELQSKTIDALRFPLIVGVVFIHTDFSDIILDGQKQIDFGNFPVFSSIFFLFSKLIFEVCVPLFFFISGFLFFYKTEGFSRETYVQKLKNRVRSLLVPYIFWNFVVILFFFLAQTFLPEGMLSGRNKLIIDYSLSDWLWSFWDTSHINPHLEKTLPINSPFWFIRDLIVVVLCTPLLYWLLKKWGLYVVLAFGLLWVLYPYFYRPGLSTASFFFFTAGAYFSIHKINFVEMMKPLFFRLLPVYLLLAVAAFYLLGSIWWSYLYCAEVLLGLVLAVALTAGGIEKGKWQPNNFLTSGAFFIFAYHRLPLVFVIKFLFKLVRPQSDILLLVLYLAAPGLIIVLGLVGYSFLKQWMPRFMAAVGGDR